The genome window TGCCTTTAATGACTGTTCAGAACGGGCGTGACCTCACCCCAATCCCGTCATACATCGAAGTAACCGAGTGTCCGGAATGGTACTTTCTTATAATGAAAGGCAAGCCATCAACGCTCCTAATGCGCAGCAATCTAGTCTCTAATGATTGTTTTGGTGAAAGCGACTGATTTAAATAACACAAGCAAATCGGCTACACGCCCTATTTTTACATAATTGATTGACGTAAAGTTGTAATTTCAAAATTAGTAAAACATATAAAATATTTGCCGTTAATCGTCGGTCACAACTATAAATACACGTGGTTGCTACAAGGCATCGTGCATCAAATGAAACTGTGCGGTAAACAAAAGCTGATTTGATTTGCTCATCTGTAGATATAGTACACTTTTAAAACAGGAAATAACATATTTTCCTCTTGACTTGATCAAATTCTGCATGACAGATGGATACCCTTCAGAGTGATTATTTTATTCGATGTGGTTGTTTAATTTCTAAGTTTGGTTTGTGCGCCATGTCTATTGGATGCACGATGGCATAGGCATTGCGGATAATCAGTTCGGAACATTTTTGCAAAGAAACATCCTTCTCAAAACGTTAACAGTATCGTCTCTATACCGTTTACCACCCCCGACACAATACAAGTAAAAGTTGACAGCATAGTTTAAAAACCAAAGGTTCGTTACAGACCACGACTGGACAGCTGTACGAAGTCTCCAATATGCCTTAGTCATGATGTAAAACTTGTCAATTTGAGGTATCTTTAGAATTGGATAATTCAGCCTGTACGGTAGAGACAACACGAAATATGCAGCACTGACGAAAATTAACATTTGTGTGAGATTCCTGGTCTGTAGTTTCTCCTTTGCGCCGTCTGATTCTTGTTGGTCCAACATGGCTCTACGTCGCTTTGAAGCTCGCTTcagactgatgatgatgaaaatgttgcagcctAGGATTAGGCTGAATGGTAGGACTGAACCAAGTGTAATGCTGAATGCATTGGTAAAGGTGACAATTGAAGACACAGGATGACTGATGTACACAAGTCTTGTACCTGTAATATCAACGATGAAagtcgaagaagaagaaaaagaagaagagaagaagaaggctTTTTCACAATGGCTATTAATCtaaataattttattttcagaCAACATGCACGAAACGATAGAGTGTGTTGTATTTTCAATTCCCCCATTTTTGGGTATTTTTTAATGCAGTTTTCACTTTCTGGTGAGTATACTTACCCGATCCTGCAACATAATAGTATTTAATCACGTAGAAGAGGTGAACATTGGCCACTAGTATCACAATAGAAGTCACGATGACGATGGCTCGGGCCCTGGTCTTTGTGCAAAGACTTGAAGCCTTCATGGGGAGAGCCACGGCGATCAAGCGGTCCAGCGACATTTCAGCAAGAAACAAGCCCGACAAGACGGAGCTCGAGTTGATGACGTAAAAGTGGAACCTGTAAATTTATAAAAAAATCTCTTGAGAAAAGTTTTAAGCGGCCAGGTATCCCGCCTGCCTGAATACGGTGATATCAGCGAGCAATCCAACATAACAAGATTCACTTACTGGTAAGGTATTTCCGCCTGCCTGAATACGATGATATCATCGAGCAATCCAACATAACACGATTCACTTACTGGTAGAATATTTCCGCCTGCCTGAATACGATGATATCATCGAGCAATCCAACATAACAAGATTCACTTACTGGTAGAGTATTTCCGCCTGCCTGAATACGATGATATCATCGAGCAATCCAACATAACAAGATTCACTTACTGGTAGAGTATTTCCGCCTGCCTGAATACGATGATATCATCAAGCAATCCAACGTAAAAAGTGGAATAGAACCACGCGACCTCCACGAGGAAGATCATGTCTGCCACAGCCATGGCAGCCATGTAAATACATGGAGACAGTTTACGGTTGTGCTGGCGGTTCGCCACCagtattgtcaaaatattgccTGTTTCAAAGAAAGTCGAAACCTGTGATAAGTTTATGCTTTCAAAATTAAGAACAGGGAAAGCAATGACTTCGGTATAAAAAAGGTTGGTGCCACAGGAGTAGCACTAATGGCTCCTCTAGTACACACTAAAAACGACCTCGCTCGTCGCTGTTCAAAACGGATGGGCACCATAGTGCTGTACGCGCTCGTCTAACTCCATTGCAATATCGCTGTAGTCTGCGGACGAGGTTTATTGTCCAAATGTGTTGGTCACTTTAGCGTGCTTCTTAGAGCGCCGCTTGAAGGCAATGATCACGTCGGGCAATCCAACATGACCTCATATCAGCAATCCAACTTTAATCAGAGAAATTCGCGGTTTGTTTTATGATTATGCGAAATGTAACTGTCCTTCGCACTGAACCAGCTTTTTTAGCAGTAAGTACATAGTTTGGTGTTCTTGTTTTGATTTTCGTTTTAAACTTCTATTCGAACAAAACGGGCAGAGATTCGGAGAATCCAGAACTCAGTGAATGAGTAAGAAGTAACACTTACCTGGAATGCCAAGTCCAACAGGAGCGAGCCAAGCGTATCTTGAGAGGGCGAATAAGACGACTTGTAATATACGGACTATCTGTTGATCCTCATCAGGCGCAGGGACGGGCACGGTAAGGTTAACTTGCGTCATTTTCGAAAATTAACTGGCATCTCACTTACAAAAACTCCCACAAGCCCCATGGCCAGCGTATATCATTACAGGTAGGCCACGCCGACCTGCTGCTATACTTCAGCAGATTAAGATCCTGAATCGTCTGATGCAACATAAACATGGGAAAACAGGTTTCAAACTTGACTTCCCTTGCTCGGTGTCATCACGAATGGAGGACCATCGTATCAACATCACCAAACCGAATTCAATAGTAGGCCTTCATTTCAAGGGAAGATTAATGAAATGCACCCCAACATACAAATCATACAGCCAAGGTTTACTCATTCCCTTTATAATCTAAATAAGTGTAAATCGATATCCTTTCCAGACACGATGATATTCTTAGCAGTGTATAACTAAAAGCAAGCATAGATTTGATAATCATAATTATGGTTGGTAAAATTTAATTTGGCATATCTCTGATAAATTTAAATAGATGTGGGCCAAAATAGCGCCAGAGCAAAGTATCATATTCTGATAAGGGGTCTACTGAAATAGCAATTTTCTTGCCGAAGAACACTATGGCAAGTTTTAATTTGATAGACATAAAACACGATCGCTCGAAATGTgtgttattaataaatcactTTCAATTGGTAACAATCATTTGAGGATAACCTTGGGTTACTAGCGTACAAGCTCTTACTGCATCGTAAGAATAAATCGAATTCAACTATATCGCCTCCGACGCAGATTAGAAATCCTTGAGGACAGAGTgagaaaaatattaaaattgTAATTGTAGAACATATTTATTGATGAATCATAATGTTGAACATAAAATAATTTTACAACGATGTAACAATAACCAGGCTAAATCGTCTTTATATAACACCGGTAACCGCTTTATCAAATGTCAGGTGGTGAGCGTCGGTGACGTCACGCCGGTTTTCGACGCACGGGACTCcgtaaagcttgcagcacactagccgccaactttggcgacaagaagcgttcggtgcctctcgacgccaaagttggcggccagtggatcccggtcagagcacaccagcccagaattggcgtccagtagcgtcttttccgccactttaggctgccattttgaaatcatgtgacatcaagacgcaagatGATTGGCCAtaagcctcgccgccgacgccaagtcaggcggccatccatagcacacctggcttcttcttgcgttaaGCGCAGCGaaacgcgtcaaaaatcaaacctgatagatatttggcgtttagttgcggcaagtggcgtcaagtcgcgttcgccgacgccgttcgaagcagactagggatttttcaggcgttcaggactcttgcggcaaaaaatgCCTGttaacgccgaagttggcggctagtgtgctgcaagctttctacatttgtacatacagAATATCTTTTTCGGGAATTTAAACCTAAAAGCATGATACGAATTACGTGACGTAACTGACGAGCTCCACCTGATCAAATGTATTAGAGTTTAAAACGTTAAAAGTTTCACTGACATActgtagcggtaaaagggcttataatatttgtcaccgtataaacttcgcaactctgaactcgaacccaaagactaaaccaactaagatatatatttacattatttattatccacttCCCTCTAACCTCATATTTACAACCGACACTAAAATATTACAAGAATAAGGcgcacaataaaatatcaacaagagatcatataaaagaatcttaccatgctgtaaggCCAAGGTGAAGGCAATTAAAatactctggcgcttttcaagagaaatatcttgtttagctacagagggtAAAGGGTTggttttctggatctgccaggacttataCTTACTAAAAACGTatgaacatcattatttatacctaattatacacacccctaatgggtaaatagcctagcccaaatatcaggctctgagccaactagcactcagtaattaaggaaacaaccaatcagtacacagcagcatcaatacaagattatcagacagggccaagggcaggagcctagtaaccagctgctaatcaggaagatcataaaaggggtcaaacagcttaaaagatagagattataaaacaatggaaaggggCAATTAAGAAGGCAGGTGTTACGATCCAGGGtatctgggttcaccagggctagagagaaacacagaaataataattacagatattaataagcaattcctaatattgtcacaataCTTTGAAAAACCAACCACACAACAAAAGGTATCTTAAAAGAGTCAGACGAACTTCTTAACGGACTGTAATTCGGTTGTTCTGGACGGTCACATCGTCCCCGGTGCTTGATGTGCCTTTCGTAGAAATCTGTAGGTCGAAAGtcttatttttttcacattGCGCGTGGACGGCATTGCAAATGTTATTGAAGCTAAAATTGACTTTTGTGCAAACTGGTTCTGCGTGGCGTCCACATCTGCCTGGAAACCTGCTCGGACAGACACAGCTTACTGTTCTTGGATCCCGTTGTTGGCCGTTGTTGGTGATGTGTTTGCACAGTGCACCATTCGGACAATGTATTCTCTTGCAGGGAGAAAGATCTGAAAAAGGACGAAGAgatttattgtacatgtatttaacatATCGCCGTTTGCTAAATTGTGGACAGGAAAATATATATGGGTCTGGATGTTCGAACCACTGCTAGTCTATAACCAAAACTCAGTTCAGGCTCCATAAAACTTCGTGTAGTGTCCACAGAATGATGCATGATTGGTACTTTATGCCATATACAGGCCTATCTTTCTTTCAACACCCCTCCCCCCCACCAACATACAGCCGCACACGCACACCCCACCCGCACATACCTCCCAAAAACGAATTTGTCTCCTTCACTATACGCTCAGCTAATCCTTACCTTCCAAAGCCACGCGCGACACCAGACTGAGGAAGACTATGGCGCGAATCCAGAAAGTCCAGGAAGACAGGCATTTAGCCAATTTATTCAggaagaaacacagaaatatcaCGGGAACTTGAAGCATAGTTGTCTCCATCGTTGTGTTCCCTCCTCGAAAATCATTTTCGGTTATGGACATCAAACAGTAATTTGCTTACTTATCATTTACGCTTATCACTTAGTTATCAAGAATTGCGCCATTGGGAATCCCTTTTGGAAAAGCAGTTTCGGTTAGGGGCCAGGTTTCGTCGAACAACAGTAAGAGCACCATGCCCATCAGAACAAATGTACAGGTACTGTCCCATCCGTAATATTGGCGAACATCCAAAGTAAATGTTATGGTAAAGACCTCTCTTTAATTACAATGATTTTGTCATATGCATACCCACCAATCCTTTATATTTCTCTCTCATAAAACTCAGTAAAAGCCATCACATGGTGTCACGATCATCGATTCATGTTTCGCAATTTGGAGATCGATCATTATGTTGAGGGCGGATTCACCGAATCAGAGCCAAAGGTGAATGCTAATAATAACTTTGCTTTCCTTCGGTCGTGCCACCtgtgaaaatattgaaaaaccaTGTTACAACACACGATCATTGCATTTGTGCCGCCTGTGTATGGCCATAAACCTTGGCAGCGCTTTGGGGTTTTAGACCAAAACCTTCAACATCGCCGTATGCATATGATATAATTATATAAGTTAATGACGTTATATAAGTTTATATCAAGGCCAAGATATTTCTTCACAAATTCGAAAATTTCCCAACTGGGATTTCAGACGGGGGTTTCAGAGAGGACGAGTTTCGCCGAACAACGGGGTTGTCTTGATCGAGCGCCAAGAGCCCCTGGAATCAAAATAAGTAAACAGACGACAGCAGTTCCTTGGATGCTTTGCCTACTCTAAGCATTCATATGGACTTGGTGAAGGGCCATTATCTATTTGTTGAATTTACCGGTATCTCTATAGATTTTTCGTCAGTGAATGGGAAGACTTCTTTGCATTTGAGATTTTTAGTTCACTATTTTATTATTCCGCAATATTATGATTTGGCAATTTTGAGATAAACTGATATTTAAGTTTTTTCACTTCAACACCCAATATTACAATCCTATAAGGAATTGTAGCAAACCGAGCACACCAGTGAAATGAACTTTCTCATCCTCATTGCgtagtacatgtaggcctatatcaaaTTTACTCTGGGcagccgccatcttggttcTTCTGGTTTCCAACAGAGCCTGACAGAATCTTGATACACCTGTGCACAGAGATGTTCATAGAAATATACACATTTTCGATTTTCTACTTGGCAACTAAGGTGTCTAGCTTGGTGAAGTCGACGCCAAGGTATAGACCCAACCCCCATTATTTATCAAGGACAACATCAAGCTTTCACCTATTGCTGACGTCTGGTCTATCGAAAGCAGACGGGTTTCAGTTCTGGCAGAGTCttcatattgaaagactctggttccgGTAAAAAAGAAGCCATTTCGAAAGACTTGAGCAATCGCCAGGAAATCGTACAATTGAAAGAGGTCAGTAGGCCTACGACAATTGAAGAAGTTCGAAAGAATAACAAAGAGGCATGTTATCATCAATACAAGCAGGCTCTATTTAATTATCATATCTTCAGATTATTTACAAACAATAACATGTAAAATACACGACATGCATGTCCACTTTTTCATAAGCATCGTCATCCATTATATATACACTATTAATAAGGGCCGTTGAAATGGACTATGACCAGACCAGACCCAATCAAACAagatcacatcacatcactCACGATGTCATACATAATGACCTAGTCTCGTAATGATGAACgtacatcgaaccagaccagatcacattcgtgCGCGTTTACACGGCAAACCAATCTAGACCGATCCGGATCGATCTTGTtcggtttggtcccaaatggccCTGCCCCTGCTGTATTCATAACATTGAAATTGTCACTTTAATCGATTTCAAGCTTCTTGAACGTGCCTTCAACTCCTGTAGCTTGTGGGTCTATACCCTTGGGTTTGTTGAACAGTCGCTTTGGGTCATCCAAGTGGTACTTGTTCATATCCTCAAAGTAATCCTCTAATGCAAGTAGACGGTCATATCCATCCTGGAAAAAATCCATCTGAATGTAAGCACGAGGAAAGCGAGGTCTTGTGAGCTAGCATAGAGAGGAGTCAAAAGCAGCAGAAGCAGCAGATGAACCGGAGTTTGAGGGAGTGCGAATTACGTTCAACTTTGTATTTACGGATTGAGATGCGGCGTGCGTTCATTCGTGATCGTATAGAAGTGTTGGGAAGTTCGGCAACAATATTATTGATTCTATTTGTTTCTATAGCCATCCTTGATATGTCAAACAGTTTGTCATTAAACAGTATGATAGAACAAATTCTCCAAAAATGTATTGCTATACGTTCACACCAGTATTACCTGATATGGGAGCGGAGGCTTCTCGCCACCATAGGCTTCTGGTAGGATTTTCTTTGGTATCGTCTTCTGCAAGTCACCCAAGTCGTGCCCGTGGAAGTGAAGTCGTTTCTTCGCTTTATCCTTCAGGAAAGGCTTGATGAACGAGAATATGTAACTCATGATGGTCGGTTCGTTGATGTAGTGGAGTCCTTTCAAGCGCATGGGTAGCGCGTCCTGAAATATTGTAGAAGGAATACTTTCGGATTCCGTTATCAGGGTATTCAGCCAAAGTATGGTTGAATAACTACGAAATCCGTTTTGTCTGATTTATTAGTTTTGTTTATAGTTCTCTTACCTGAAATATGGTGATCATAACCCCAGGCCAGCCTTTAGCAATCTCAAGTGCGTGGTATGTACCAACGTCTGATGCATCTACGCAGAAGTGAATGCCGTGTATCTGGACCTCTTCATCTTCCTAAAAGTAAAGTGAACCACAAAGAGTTATATGTCCATGACCATTCGTTAGGGCTAAGTAGCGAATAGATAGACTAATCAACACTCCATAGAGTTAGCCTATACGTACGGATCTCGGCAAGATTCGGACTAGTTGTGTGGTTGTTTTTAGAAATGCCATGGTGTGGTTCTAGATGTAGTTAAATTTCGAGCTAAAAGTTAGTTTCTTTCTCAAAGAAGTATCTATTTCACGTACAATGTATATAAATGTTAGGCCCTACAAACCTTTAGAAGTTGTTCAATGGAAAGCAAGTTCATTCGCAATATGTCGGTTATCTTGATATCTGTGTTCCTGGGATTCCAAAGACCTAACGA of Lineus longissimus chromosome 9, tnLinLong1.2, whole genome shotgun sequence contains these proteins:
- the LOC135493233 gene encoding alpha-tocopherol transfer protein-like isoform X2, which gives rise to MASNEEYHCTLSEEVLAKAKKELSEDPKTRQKKIDQLRAEIAKYPGLKACTDAGFLLRFLRARKFDLTRAYDLLVNYYAVRNTYPELLNDLKPSTVKMCIELGIANILRGRCGDGSRVLLFRPGLWNPRNTDIKITDILRMNLLSIEQLLKEDEEVQIHGIHFCVDASDVGTYHALEIAKGWPGVMITIFQDALPMRLKGLHYINEPTIMSYIFSFIKPFLKDKAKKRLHFHGHDLGDLQKTIPKKILPEAYGGEKPPLPYQDGYDRLLALEDYFEDMNKYHLDDPKRLFNKPKGIDPQATGVEGTFKKLEID
- the LOC135493233 gene encoding alpha-tocopherol transfer protein-like isoform X1; amino-acid sequence: MANKLAKCLSSWTFWIRAIVFLSLVSRVPLEGLRMASNEEYHCTLSEEVLAKAKKELSEDPKTRQKKIDQLRAEIAKYPGLKACTDAGFLLRFLRARKFDLTRAYDLLVNYYAVRNTYPELLNDLKPSTVKMCIELGIANILRGRCGDGSRVLLFRPGLWNPRNTDIKITDILRMNLLSIEQLLKEDEEVQIHGIHFCVDASDVGTYHALEIAKGWPGVMITIFQDALPMRLKGLHYINEPTIMSYIFSFIKPFLKDKAKKRLHFHGHDLGDLQKTIPKKILPEAYGGEKPPLPYQDGYDRLLALEDYFEDMNKYHLDDPKRLFNKPKGIDPQATGVEGTFKKLEID